In the Planktothrix serta PCC 8927 genome, one interval contains:
- a CDS encoding lysozyme inhibitor LprI family protein, whose protein sequence is MQRLLQVFFLGFVLANFTVFGSPSHAVAQTVITQNIQCKPDGTTLEMRKCAADEYAIADKKLNQTYQKLIGQLSPERKQRLIEAQRAWISFRDKTCRFEASEVLGGSAEPLFLTQCLTKVTQQRVQDFQNYLAEIK, encoded by the coding sequence ATGCAGCGATTATTACAAGTCTTTTTCCTGGGTTTTGTACTAGCTAATTTTACAGTTTTTGGATCTCCCAGTCATGCGGTCGCCCAAACTGTCATTACTCAAAATATTCAATGTAAGCCTGATGGCACAACTTTAGAAATGAGAAAATGTGCCGCCGATGAGTATGCGATCGCGGATAAAAAACTCAATCAGACTTATCAAAAACTCATTGGTCAATTATCCCCAGAACGCAAACAACGATTAATTGAAGCTCAACGAGCTTGGATTTCCTTTCGAGACAAAACCTGTCGTTTTGAAGCCAGTGAAGTTTTAGGAGGGTCAGCAGAACCTTTATTTTTAACCCAGTGTTTAACGAAAGTAACTCAACAAAGAGTTCAAGACTTTCAAAACTATTTGGCTGAAATTAAGTAA
- a CDS encoding lysylphosphatidylglycerol synthase domain-containing protein, translating to MRKIGPSVLGFLLFAISIWAISQKLERYSIDDVLISLSNIPKSHQSGAIFLMLMSYLMTTGYDILAFSYIGFPLHYGKVALGAFISYAISNNVGLSLLTGSAVRYRLYSGWRVPPGVIAQVIAFANLTFWLGLFGVCGLVFILTPLQIPSILDLPFVSVRPVGIIFLLAIAAYLFWSSFNHQPLKVGEWELNFPTVGLSLALIAFASVDWGAAGGVLYLLLPAGSTSSYLSCFSIYLLAMTASMISNIPGGLGVFETVVLTLVSPEANPAEVLAALLAYRAVYYLLPLIIATLLLGIHELKKQR from the coding sequence ATGCGTAAGATAGGGCCTTCTGTTCTGGGTTTTCTGCTGTTTGCTATCTCGATTTGGGCAATTAGCCAAAAACTAGAACGCTATTCTATTGATGATGTTTTAATCAGTTTATCTAATATTCCTAAAAGTCATCAATCCGGGGCAATTTTCCTGATGTTGATGAGTTATTTAATGACAACAGGTTATGACATTCTAGCATTTAGTTATATTGGTTTTCCACTTCATTATGGCAAAGTAGCCTTGGGTGCTTTTATTAGTTATGCCATTAGTAATAATGTCGGTTTGTCGCTATTAACCGGGAGTGCAGTTCGCTATCGGTTATATTCAGGATGGCGGGTTCCTCCGGGTGTAATTGCTCAAGTGATTGCCTTTGCTAACTTAACCTTTTGGTTAGGATTATTTGGAGTCTGTGGGTTAGTTTTTATCTTAACACCGTTACAAATTCCGAGTATTTTAGATTTACCCTTTGTGTCTGTGCGTCCAGTAGGAATTATCTTTCTCCTGGCGATTGCTGCTTATCTATTCTGGAGTAGTTTCAATCATCAACCGTTGAAAGTTGGAGAATGGGAATTAAATTTTCCTACTGTTGGTCTTTCCCTGGCTTTAATTGCTTTTGCTTCCGTAGATTGGGGGGCGGCTGGAGGCGTTTTATATTTGTTGTTACCCGCAGGGAGCACCTCCTCTTATTTAAGTTGTTTTAGTATTTATTTATTGGCAATGACAGCCAGTATGATTAGTAATATTCCCGGAGGTTTAGGGGTTTTTGAAACCGTTGTTTTAACCTTAGTTTCCCCAGAAGCAAATCCGGCAGAGGTTTTAGCCGCTTTATTAGCCTATCGCGCCGTTTACTACCTGCTTCCCCTGATTATTGCAACCTTATTACTGGGAATTCATGAACTTAAAAAACAGCGATAA